In the Streptomyces sp. BHT-5-2 genome, one interval contains:
- a CDS encoding serine/threonine-protein kinase, with the protein MGDEVEMDGKEGRLLAGRYRLAGVLGRGGMGTVWRADDEVLGRTVAVKELRFPGGIEEDEKRRLITRTLREAKAIARIRNNGAVTVYDVVDEDDRPWIVMELVEGRSLAEVVRDDGPLTPRRAAEVGLAVLDVLRAAHGQGILHRDVKPSNVLISDDGRVVLTDFGIAQVEGDPSVTSTGMLVGAPSYISPERARGQKPGPPADLWSLGGLLYACVEGVPPYDKGSAIATLTAVMTEPVEPPKSAGPLEDVIYGLLVKDPQGRLDEAGARALLLDVIHAPEPEPEPPMDATRAMTLPTAPVERPERGGGRPAKAAKPAKATGSAGAAVGPRVPKKPKAKPSAGAAAGAAAVGAGAAQDAPNAPRTDGGSAKPKPKPAPVREPGKDSAVARPAAAKTGAGTPARAGFDADAAKERVRAALTSVRNAAAAVRSDSRPGGGDGRPAPPRASVTDVVPRRTLIIGAVVVVVVLGTLLALLFGNGDSAGSAAKGAKGTAASRDVTESAGASSAATDGAGTPGGGKPGGAGNGGAGGGGKDGGKGGGGKKGGAALPEGFAQVTNGAFHFAMAMPQGFHQTATAGSNSGAIYSASGGFPRIQVDYNDSPGKDAAASWRSLEPSVAGSSDDYHLLGIKAIGWRGFPTVADWSFTRHQGGEDVRVLNRGFRADDHHGYAIMITCEADAWDDDECRELRDTAFRTFTVKD; encoded by the coding sequence GTGGGCGACGAGGTCGAGATGGACGGCAAGGAGGGCAGGCTGCTCGCCGGCCGGTACCGGCTCGCCGGTGTTCTCGGCCGGGGTGGGATGGGCACCGTCTGGCGGGCCGACGACGAGGTCCTGGGCCGCACGGTCGCGGTCAAGGAACTCCGCTTCCCCGGCGGCATCGAGGAGGACGAGAAGCGGCGCCTGATCACCCGCACCCTGCGCGAGGCCAAGGCCATCGCCCGGATCCGCAACAACGGCGCGGTGACGGTCTACGACGTGGTCGACGAGGACGACCGGCCGTGGATCGTGATGGAACTGGTCGAGGGCCGCTCGCTGGCCGAGGTCGTCCGCGACGACGGCCCGCTCACCCCGCGCCGCGCCGCCGAGGTCGGCCTTGCGGTGCTCGACGTCCTGCGTGCCGCCCACGGCCAGGGCATCCTGCACCGCGACGTGAAGCCGTCCAACGTCCTGATCTCCGACGACGGCCGGGTCGTGCTCACCGACTTCGGCATCGCCCAGGTCGAGGGCGACCCCTCGGTGACCTCCACCGGCATGCTCGTCGGCGCGCCCTCGTACATCTCGCCGGAGCGGGCCCGCGGCCAGAAGCCGGGCCCACCGGCCGACCTGTGGTCGCTCGGCGGCCTGCTGTACGCCTGCGTCGAGGGCGTCCCCCCGTACGACAAGGGCTCGGCGATCGCCACCCTCACCGCCGTGATGACCGAGCCGGTCGAGCCGCCCAAGAGCGCCGGGCCGCTGGAGGACGTCATCTACGGCCTGTTGGTGAAGGACCCGCAGGGCCGGCTGGACGAGGCCGGGGCGCGGGCCCTGCTGCTGGACGTCATCCACGCCCCGGAGCCCGAGCCGGAGCCCCCGATGGACGCGACCCGGGCGATGACGCTGCCCACCGCGCCCGTGGAGCGGCCGGAGCGGGGCGGTGGCAGGCCCGCCAAGGCAGCCAAGCCGGCCAAGGCCACCGGGTCCGCCGGTGCCGCGGTCGGGCCGCGGGTGCCGAAGAAGCCGAAGGCGAAGCCGTCGGCCGGGGCGGCGGCCGGGGCGGCGGCCGTCGGCGCCGGGGCGGCGCAGGACGCGCCGAACGCCCCGCGCACGGACGGCGGTTCGGCGAAGCCGAAGCCGAAGCCGGCGCCGGTGCGGGAGCCCGGCAAGGACAGCGCGGTGGCACGGCCGGCCGCGGCGAAGACGGGCGCCGGCACCCCGGCCCGCGCCGGATTCGACGCCGACGCCGCCAAGGAGCGGGTGCGTGCGGCGCTGACGTCCGTGCGGAACGCCGCCGCGGCGGTCCGGTCGGACTCCAGACCCGGTGGCGGCGACGGCCGTCCCGCCCCGCCGCGTGCCTCGGTGACCGACGTCGTCCCGCGCCGCACCCTGATCATCGGGGCCGTCGTGGTCGTCGTCGTCCTCGGGACGCTGCTGGCCCTGCTGTTCGGCAACGGCGACAGTGCCGGCTCCGCGGCCAAGGGCGCCAAGGGCACGGCCGCGAGCCGGGACGTGACGGAGTCGGCCGGCGCGAGCAGTGCCGCCACGGACGGCGCGGGCACCCCGGGCGGGGGGAAGCCGGGCGGCGCCGGGAACGGCGGCGCCGGGGGCGGCGGCAAGGACGGCGGCAAGGGCGGCGGCGGGAAGAAGGGCGGGGCGGCGCTCCCAGAGGGCTTCGCGCAGGTCACCAACGGCGCCTTCCACTTCGCCATGGCGATGCCCCAGGGGTTCCACCAGACCGCCACGGCCGGGTCGAACTCCGGCGCCATATACAGCGCCTCCGGGGGCTTCCCGCGCATACAGGTCGACTACAACGACTCGCCGGGCAAGGACGCCGCGGCCTCCTGGCGCAGCCTGGAGCCCAGCGTGGCCGGCTCCAGCGACGACTACCACCTCCTGGGCATCAAGGCCATCGGCTGGCGCGGCTTCCCGACCGTCGCGGACTGGTCGTTCACCCGCCACCAGGGCGGCGAGGACGTGCGGGTGCTCAACCGCGGCTTCCGCGCCGACGACCACCACGGCTACGCCATCATGATCACCTGCGAGGCGGACGCCTGGGACGACGACGAGTGCCGGGAGCTGCGGGACACCGCCTTCCGGACCTTCACGGTGAAGGACTGA
- a CDS encoding serine hydrolase: protein MPLRPPRPVPPGRPRRTVRALPAVLAALSLTACTSTPPDSVAPPATAAGAAALHRMVADGAPGAASLVTRDGRLTSSHFTAAGVADLRNGRKMGRLDHFRAGSLTKTLVATVVLQLVGEGRLSLDDRAADRLPPGVPLTGAHGASDLHRVTVRQLLDHTSGLFNYTDDPHLAERLYGTGFPAHRYDRYTPTALLRIALGHRPTAAPGAHYAYSNTNYLVLGLVIRAVTGHPYAEELRRRILAPFGLRGTSFPGDSPALPAPHGRGYSRIDGHEVDSTALDPSRAGAAGEMITTLGDLNRFFAALLGGRLLAPRQMSELRGEQATHGAYGLGVYATRLPCGVTVWGHNGDINGSYAQTAGTADGRHLVSFRVNTDAPAGRAAGTAVLAAEFCAPHRNRRA, encoded by the coding sequence TTGCCGCTGCGCCCACCCCGCCCGGTTCCACCGGGCCGACCGCGCCGGACCGTCCGCGCGCTCCCGGCCGTGCTGGCCGCCCTGTCCCTGACGGCGTGTACGAGCACCCCGCCCGACTCCGTCGCGCCGCCGGCGACGGCCGCCGGGGCGGCCGCGCTGCACCGCATGGTCGCCGACGGCGCGCCCGGCGCGGCCTCGCTGGTCACCCGGGACGGCCGACTGACCTCCTCGCACTTCACCGCGGCCGGCGTCGCCGATCTGCGCAACGGCCGGAAGATGGGCCGCCTGGACCACTTCCGGGCGGGCAGCCTCACCAAGACCCTCGTCGCCACGGTCGTTCTGCAACTCGTCGGCGAGGGCCGGCTCTCCCTCGACGACCGCGCCGCGGACCGCCTCCCGCCCGGAGTGCCGCTCACCGGCGCGCACGGCGCCAGCGATCTGCACCGGGTGACGGTACGCCAACTCCTCGACCACACGAGCGGGCTGTTCAACTACACCGACGACCCCCACCTCGCCGAACGGCTGTACGGCACGGGCTTCCCGGCCCACCGCTACGACCGCTACACCCCGACCGCACTGCTGCGGATCGCGCTCGGCCACCGGCCCACCGCCGCCCCCGGCGCCCACTACGCCTACTCCAACACCAACTACCTGGTCCTCGGCCTGGTCATCCGGGCCGTCACCGGGCACCCGTACGCCGAGGAGCTGCGCCGCCGCATCCTGGCCCCGTTCGGCCTGCGCGGCACCTCGTTCCCCGGCGACAGCCCCGCGCTGCCCGCGCCGCACGGCCGCGGCTACTCCCGGATCGACGGCCACGAGGTGGACAGCACCGCCCTCGATCCCAGCCGGGCCGGCGCGGCCGGCGAGATGATCACCACCCTCGGCGACCTCAACCGGTTCTTCGCCGCGCTGCTCGGCGGCCGGCTCCTGGCACCCCGCCAGATGTCCGAACTCCGCGGCGAACAGGCCACCCACGGCGCGTACGGCCTGGGCGTCTACGCCACCCGGCTGCCCTGCGGGGTGACGGTGTGGGGCCACAACGGCGACATCAACGGCTCGTACGCGCAGACCGCCGGCACCGCCGACGGCCGGCACCTGGTCAGCTTCCGGGTCAACACCGACGCCCCGGCCGGCCGGGCCGCCGGCACCGCCGTCCTGGCCGCCGAGTTCTGCGCACCCCACCGCAACCGGCGCGCCTGA
- a CDS encoding glycerol-3-phosphate dehydrogenase/oxidase encodes MKTATLGPAQRAKALTQMAERELDVLVVGGGVVGAGTALDAVTRGLDTGLVEARDWASGTSSRSSKLIHGGLRYLEMLDFGLVREALKERGLLLQRLAPHLVKPVPFLYPLQHRGWERLYAGSGVALYDGMSVSSGHGRGLPVHRHLSHRRALRVAPCLRRDALVGALQYYDAQMDDARYVMTLVRTAAAYGAQVANRARVVGFLREGERVVGARVQDVEGGVEHEIRARQIVNATGVWTDDTQALIGERGQFHVRASKGIHLVVPKDRIHSTTGLILRTEKSVLFVIPWGRHWIIGTTDTDWDLDKAHPAASSADIDYLLEHVNSVLATPLTRDDVEGVYAGLRPLLAGESDATSKLSREHTVAHPVPGLVVVAGGKYTTYRVMAKDAVDEAVHALDARVAECVTEDVPLAGAEGYRALWNARARIAARTGLHVARTEHLLNRYGSLTEELLELVVADPSLGRPLAAADDYLRAEVVYACTHEGARHLDDVLTRRTRISIETFDRGTRSAREAAELMAPALGWDSAQIEKEIAHYEKRVEAERESQRQPDDLTADAARLGAPDIVPLT; translated from the coding sequence GTGAAGACAGCGACACTCGGACCGGCGCAGCGCGCCAAGGCGCTCACCCAGATGGCCGAGCGGGAACTGGACGTGCTGGTGGTCGGCGGCGGCGTGGTCGGTGCCGGTACGGCACTGGACGCCGTGACCCGCGGGCTGGACACCGGGCTGGTGGAGGCCCGTGACTGGGCGTCGGGCACCTCCAGCCGGTCGAGCAAGCTCATTCACGGCGGGCTGCGGTATCTGGAGATGCTGGACTTCGGGCTGGTGCGGGAGGCGTTGAAGGAGCGCGGGCTGCTGCTCCAGCGGCTGGCGCCCCATCTGGTCAAGCCGGTGCCGTTCCTCTATCCGCTGCAGCACCGGGGTTGGGAGCGCCTCTACGCGGGCTCCGGGGTGGCGCTCTACGACGGGATGTCGGTCTCCTCCGGGCACGGCCGGGGGCTGCCCGTCCACCGGCACCTCTCGCACCGGCGGGCGCTGCGGGTGGCGCCCTGTCTGCGGCGGGACGCGCTGGTCGGCGCGTTGCAGTACTACGACGCGCAGATGGATGACGCGCGGTACGTCATGACCCTGGTGCGCACCGCGGCCGCGTACGGCGCGCAGGTCGCCAACCGGGCGCGGGTGGTGGGTTTCCTGCGCGAGGGCGAGCGGGTGGTCGGGGCGCGGGTGCAGGACGTCGAGGGCGGTGTGGAGCACGAGATCCGGGCCCGGCAGATCGTCAACGCGACGGGGGTGTGGACGGACGACACCCAGGCGCTGATCGGGGAGCGCGGCCAGTTCCACGTCCGTGCGTCGAAGGGGATTCACCTGGTCGTCCCCAAGGACCGGATCCATTCGACGACCGGGCTGATCCTGCGGACCGAGAAGAGCGTGCTGTTCGTCATCCCGTGGGGGCGGCACTGGATCATCGGGACGACGGATACCGACTGGGACCTGGACAAGGCGCACCCGGCGGCCTCCAGCGCCGACATCGACTACCTGCTGGAGCATGTGAACTCGGTGCTGGCCACCCCGCTCACCCGGGACGACGTGGAGGGCGTCTACGCCGGTCTGCGGCCACTGCTGGCCGGCGAGTCGGACGCCACCAGCAAGCTGTCGCGGGAGCACACGGTGGCCCACCCGGTGCCGGGTCTGGTGGTCGTCGCGGGCGGCAAGTACACCACGTACCGGGTGATGGCCAAGGACGCGGTGGACGAGGCGGTGCACGCGCTGGACGCCCGGGTCGCCGAGTGCGTCACCGAGGACGTGCCGCTGGCGGGCGCCGAGGGCTATCGGGCGCTGTGGAACGCGCGGGCCCGGATCGCCGCCCGGACCGGACTGCACGTGGCCCGTACGGAGCATCTGCTGAACCGTTACGGCTCGTTGACCGAGGAGCTGCTGGAACTGGTGGTGGCCGACCCCTCGCTGGGCCGGCCGCTGGCCGCCGCGGACGACTACCTGCGCGCCGAGGTCGTCTACGCCTGTACGCACGAGGGCGCCCGGCACCTCGACGACGTGCTGACCCGGCGCACCCGGATCTCCATCGAGACCTTCGACCGCGGCACCCGCAGTGCCCGGGAGGCCGCCGAGCTGATGGCGCCGGCGCTGGGCTGGGACAGCGCGCAGATCGAGAAGGAGATCGCGCACTACGAGAAGCGGGTGGAGGCCGAGCGCGAGTCGCAGCGGCAGCCGGACGACCTGACGGCGGACGCGGCCCGGCTGGGTGCGCCGGACATCGTGCCGCTGACGTAG
- a CDS encoding nucleotide sugar dehydrogenase, with product MPADLAVIGLGHLGLPLAQAATAAGLTTLGYDPDPQVAALPGSGGPLSATEVRRLLAAGFRTTADPAALGRVRTAVLCSPTPLGTDRTPDLSALADAARTLAARLRPHTTVILESAGCPGTTEDFLRPLLETGSGLTAGRDFHLACSPTRHDPGNRTHRYRNTPKVIGGLTPACTEAAAAFYGRLTDKVVRARGPREAETANLLETNYRHINIALMNEMAVYCHEIGVDLWDVIRCAETKPFGFQSFRPGPGVGGHTAPLDPNHRTPHGSSPGTPLRLVELAREINDRMPTYVIQRCTTLLNEHGKSARGARILLLGITYKPDLADLAGTPAAEVAARLRDLGAHLTYHDPYVPHWEIHGHPVPRADSLYESAATADLTVLLQPHRTYDLQGLAVKAQLLLDTRGATPTGAAHRL from the coding sequence ATGCCCGCAGATCTCGCCGTCATCGGACTCGGTCACCTGGGTCTCCCCCTCGCCCAGGCCGCCACCGCCGCCGGCCTCACCACCCTCGGCTACGACCCCGATCCCCAGGTGGCCGCGCTCCCCGGCAGCGGCGGCCCGCTGTCCGCCACCGAGGTCCGCCGGCTGCTCGCCGCCGGCTTCCGCACCACCGCCGACCCCGCCGCCCTGGGCCGGGTCCGTACGGCCGTCCTGTGCAGCCCCACCCCGCTCGGCACCGACCGCACCCCGGACCTGTCCGCCCTCGCCGACGCCGCCCGCACCCTCGCCGCCCGCCTGCGCCCGCACACCACCGTCATCCTCGAATCCGCCGGCTGCCCGGGCACCACCGAGGACTTCCTCCGCCCCCTCCTCGAAACCGGCTCCGGACTCACCGCCGGCCGCGACTTCCACCTCGCCTGCTCCCCCACCCGCCACGACCCCGGCAACCGCACCCACCGCTACCGCAACACCCCCAAGGTCATCGGCGGCCTCACCCCCGCCTGCACCGAAGCCGCCGCCGCCTTCTACGGCCGGCTCACCGACAAGGTCGTCCGCGCCCGCGGCCCCCGCGAGGCCGAGACCGCCAACCTCCTGGAGACCAACTACCGGCACATCAACATCGCCCTGATGAACGAGATGGCCGTCTACTGCCACGAGATCGGCGTCGACCTGTGGGACGTCATCCGCTGCGCCGAGACCAAACCGTTCGGCTTCCAGTCCTTCCGCCCCGGCCCCGGCGTCGGCGGCCACACCGCCCCCCTCGACCCCAACCACCGCACCCCGCACGGAAGTTCACCCGGCACCCCGCTCCGCCTCGTCGAACTCGCCCGGGAGATCAACGACCGGATGCCGACCTACGTCATCCAGCGCTGCACCACCCTCCTCAACGAACACGGCAAGTCCGCCCGCGGCGCCCGCATCCTGCTGCTCGGCATCACCTACAAGCCCGACCTCGCCGACCTCGCCGGCACCCCCGCCGCCGAGGTCGCCGCCCGCCTCCGCGACCTGGGCGCCCACCTCACCTACCACGACCCCTACGTCCCCCACTGGGAGATCCACGGCCACCCCGTCCCCCGCGCCGACTCCCTCTACGAGTCCGCCGCCACCGCCGACCTGACCGTCCTCCTCCAACCCCACCGCACCTACGACCTCCAGGGCCTGGCCGTAAAAGCCCAACTCCTCCTGGACACCCGCGGCGCGACGCCCACCGGTGCCGCCCACCGCCTGTGA
- a CDS encoding GuaB3 family IMP dehydrogenase-related protein, with product MTEIEIGRGKRGRRAYAFDDIAVVPSRRTRDPKEVSIAWQIDAYRFELPFLAAPMDSVVSPRTAIRIGELGGLGVLNLEGLWTRYEDPEPLLAEIAELDGAAATKRLQEIYAAPIKEELIGQRIKEVRDAGVVTAAALSPQRTAQFSKAVVDAGVDIFVIRGTTVSAEHVSSAAEPLNLKQFIYELDVPVIVGGCATYTAALHLMRTGAAGVLVGFGGGAAHTTRNVLGIQVPMATAVADVAAARRDYMDESGGRYVHVIADGGVGYSGDLPKAVACGADAVMMGSPLARATDAPGRGHHWGMEAVHEDVPRGKRVDLGAVGTTEEILCGPSTTPDGTMNFFGALRRAMATTGYSELKEFQRVEVTVAPRR from the coding sequence GTGACTGAGATCGAGATCGGGCGCGGCAAGCGCGGCCGCCGGGCATACGCGTTCGACGACATCGCCGTGGTACCCAGTCGGCGCACTCGCGACCCGAAGGAGGTCTCGATCGCCTGGCAGATCGATGCCTACCGCTTCGAGCTGCCGTTCCTGGCGGCCCCGATGGACTCGGTGGTCTCGCCGCGGACCGCGATCCGCATCGGCGAGCTGGGCGGCCTCGGGGTGCTGAACCTCGAAGGGCTGTGGACCCGCTACGAGGACCCGGAGCCGCTGCTGGCGGAGATCGCGGAGCTGGACGGCGCCGCGGCCACCAAGCGCCTCCAGGAGATCTACGCGGCGCCGATCAAGGAGGAGCTGATCGGGCAGCGGATCAAGGAGGTGCGGGACGCCGGTGTGGTCACCGCCGCCGCGCTCTCCCCGCAGCGCACCGCGCAGTTCTCCAAGGCGGTCGTGGACGCCGGCGTGGACATCTTCGTGATCCGCGGGACGACGGTGTCGGCGGAGCACGTCTCGTCCGCCGCCGAGCCGCTGAACCTCAAGCAGTTCATCTACGAGCTGGACGTGCCGGTGATCGTCGGCGGCTGCGCCACGTACACCGCGGCGCTGCACCTGATGCGGACGGGCGCGGCGGGTGTGCTCGTCGGGTTCGGTGGCGGTGCCGCCCACACGACGCGGAACGTCCTGGGCATCCAGGTGCCGATGGCGACCGCGGTGGCCGATGTGGCCGCCGCCCGCCGGGACTACATGGACGAGTCCGGTGGCCGGTATGTGCACGTCATCGCGGACGGCGGGGTCGGGTACTCCGGCGACCTGCCGAAGGCGGTGGCCTGCGGTGCGGACGCGGTGATGATGGGCTCGCCGCTGGCGCGGGCGACGGACGCGCCGGGCCGTGGTCACCACTGGGGCATGGAGGCGGTGCACGAGGACGTGCCGCGCGGCAAGCGGGTGGACCTCGGGGCGGTCGGCACGACGGAGGAGATCCTGTGCGGTCCGTCGACGACGCCGGACGGGACGATGAACTTCTTCGGGGCGCTGCGGCGGGCCATGGCCACGACGGGGTACTCGGAGTTGAAGGAGTTCCAGCGGGTCGAGGTGACGGTCGCTCCGCGGCGGTAA
- the guaB gene encoding IMP dehydrogenase translates to MSDNVEGMPAKFAMLGLTYDDVLLLPGASEVLPNAVNTASRVSRNVRVNIPLLSAAMDKVTEARMAIAMARQGGAGVLHRNLSIEDQANQVDLVKRSESGMVTDPITVRPDAPLTEADALCAKFRISGVPVTDGAGKLLGIVTNRDMAFEMDRSRQVREVMTPMPLVTGKVGISGEDAIELLRRHKIEKLPLVDDAGVLKGLITVKDFVKAEKYPNAAKDAEGRLIVGAAVGVGDAAYDRAQALVEAGADFLVIDSAHGHSRGILDMIAKVKSNISVDVVGGNVATRDGAQALIDAGVDGVKVGVGPGSICTTRVVAGIGVPQVTAIYEAAQACHAADVPLIGDGGLQYSGDIAKAIAAGADTVMLGSLLAGCEESPGEMVFVNGKQFKSYRGMGSLGAMQSRGQARSFSKDRYFQDNVLSEDKLVPEGIEGQVPYRGPLSSVAHQLVGGLRASMGYVGSADIPELKEKGRFVRITAAGLKESHPHDVQMVTEAPNYARS, encoded by the coding sequence ATGAGTGACAACGTCGAGGGTATGCCCGCCAAATTCGCCATGCTCGGGCTGACGTACGACGACGTGCTGCTGCTGCCCGGCGCGTCCGAGGTGCTGCCCAACGCCGTGAACACCGCGTCCCGCGTCTCGCGGAATGTCCGGGTGAACATCCCGCTCCTCTCGGCCGCGATGGACAAGGTCACCGAGGCGCGGATGGCGATCGCCATGGCGCGTCAGGGCGGCGCGGGTGTGCTGCACCGCAACCTGTCGATCGAGGACCAGGCCAACCAGGTCGACCTGGTGAAGCGCTCCGAGTCCGGGATGGTCACCGACCCGATCACGGTCCGGCCGGACGCGCCGCTGACGGAGGCGGACGCGCTGTGCGCGAAGTTCCGGATCAGCGGGGTGCCGGTCACGGACGGCGCGGGCAAGCTGCTGGGCATCGTGACCAACCGCGACATGGCCTTCGAGATGGACCGCAGCCGTCAGGTGCGCGAGGTCATGACGCCGATGCCGCTGGTCACCGGCAAGGTCGGCATCTCCGGCGAGGACGCCATCGAGCTGCTGCGCCGCCACAAGATCGAGAAGCTGCCGCTGGTCGACGACGCGGGTGTGCTCAAGGGTCTGATCACGGTCAAGGACTTCGTCAAGGCGGAGAAGTACCCGAACGCCGCGAAGGACGCCGAGGGCCGGCTGATCGTCGGTGCCGCGGTGGGCGTCGGCGACGCCGCGTACGACCGGGCGCAGGCGTTGGTCGAGGCGGGCGCGGACTTCCTGGTCATCGACAGTGCGCACGGTCACAGCCGCGGCATCCTCGACATGATCGCCAAGGTCAAGTCCAACATCAGCGTCGATGTCGTCGGCGGCAACGTCGCCACCCGGGACGGCGCCCAGGCGCTGATCGACGCCGGTGTGGACGGTGTGAAGGTCGGCGTGGGCCCGGGCTCGATCTGCACCACGCGGGTGGTCGCCGGCATCGGCGTCCCGCAGGTCACCGCGATCTACGAGGCCGCGCAGGCGTGCCACGCGGCGGACGTGCCGCTGATCGGCGACGGTGGTCTGCAGTACTCCGGCGACATCGCCAAGGCGATCGCGGCCGGTGCGGACACCGTGATGCTGGGTTCGCTGCTGGCGGGTTGCGAGGAGTCGCCGGGCGAGATGGTCTTCGTCAACGGCAAGCAGTTCAAGTCGTACCGCGGCATGGGTTCGCTGGGTGCGATGCAGTCGCGCGGCCAGGCCCGGTCGTTCTCGAAGGACCGCTACTTCCAGGACAACGTCCTCTCCGAGGACAAGCTGGTGCCGGAGGGCATCGAGGGCCAGGTGCCCTACCGCGGCCCGCTGTCCTCGGTCGCGCACCAGCTCGTCGGCGGTCTGCGTGCCTCCATGGGCTACGTCGGCTCCGCCGACATCCCCGAGCTCAAGGAGAAGGGCCGGTTCGTGCGGATCACCGCGGCGGGCCTGAAGGAGAGCCACCCGCACGACGTCCAGATGGTCACCGAGGCGCCCAACTACGCGCGGAGCTGA
- a CDS encoding sigma-70 family RNA polymerase sigma factor: MRDDGKQEIGALVARAVEGDRQATHDLLAHVHPLALRYCRTRLSRLPGDARHFVEDLAQEVCVAVLCALPRYRDTGKPFEAFVFAIAGHKVADLQRAAMRHPGSTAVPSDEMPEQPDDSLGPEERALLSSDAEWAKKLLANLPENQRELVLLRVAVGLTAEETGQMLGMSPGAVRVAQHRALSRLRALAEQ, encoded by the coding sequence ATGCGCGATGACGGGAAGCAGGAGATCGGCGCTCTCGTCGCACGCGCCGTCGAGGGCGACCGGCAGGCGACCCACGACCTGCTGGCGCACGTCCACCCGCTGGCCCTGCGCTACTGCCGCACCCGGCTCTCCCGGCTGCCCGGCGATGCCCGGCACTTCGTCGAGGACCTCGCGCAGGAGGTCTGTGTGGCGGTGCTGTGTGCGCTGCCCCGTTACCGCGACACCGGAAAGCCCTTCGAGGCGTTCGTGTTCGCCATCGCCGGTCACAAGGTCGCCGATCTCCAGCGGGCCGCGATGCGGCATCCGGGCAGTACGGCGGTGCCGTCGGACGAGATGCCCGAGCAGCCGGACGACTCGCTGGGGCCCGAGGAGCGGGCGCTGCTGAGCAGCGACGCCGAGTGGGCCAAGAAGCTGCTGGCCAATCTGCCGGAGAACCAGCGGGAGCTGGTCCTGCTGCGGGTGGCGGTGGGGCTGACGGCCGAGGAGACCGGGCAGATGCTGGGGATGTCGCCGGGTGCGGTGCGGGTCGCCCAGCACCGGGCCCTGAGCAGGCTGCGGGCGCTCGCCGAGCAGTAG
- a CDS encoding response regulator transcription factor, which yields MTSVLVCDDSPLAREALRRAVATVPGVERVTTAANGEEVLRRWGADRSDLILMDVRMPGLGGVETVRRLLSADPGARIIMLTVAEDLDGVALAVAAGARGYLHKDASRAELRATVTQALADPTWRLAPRRLRSAEMGAAPTLTAREIQVLEGMSHGRSNAEIGRELFLSEDTVKTHARRLFKKLGASDRAHAVALGFRWGLVR from the coding sequence ATGACTTCCGTCCTCGTCTGCGACGACTCCCCGCTTGCCCGAGAGGCGCTCCGACGGGCGGTAGCAACCGTGCCCGGCGTCGAGCGCGTGACCACCGCGGCCAATGGCGAGGAGGTCCTCCGCCGCTGGGGGGCCGACCGCTCGGACCTGATTCTGATGGACGTACGGATGCCCGGCCTCGGCGGTGTCGAGACCGTGCGCCGGCTGCTGTCCGCCGACCCCGGTGCCCGGATCATCATGCTGACGGTGGCCGAGGACCTGGACGGGGTGGCGCTGGCGGTGGCCGCCGGCGCCCGCGGTTATCTGCACAAGGACGCCTCGCGCGCCGAGCTGCGCGCGACGGTGACCCAGGCCCTGGCCGACCCGACGTGGCGGCTCGCCCCGCGCCGGCTGCGGTCCGCCGAGATGGGTGCCGCGCCGACCCTCACCGCCCGGGAGATCCAGGTGCTGGAGGGCATGAGTCACGGCCGCTCCAACGCCGAGATCGGACGTGAGCTGTTTCTCTCCGAGGACACGGTCAAGACGCACGCGCGCCGGCTGTTCAAGAAACTCGGCGCCTCCGACCGGGCGCACGCGGTGGCGCTCGGCTTCCGTTGGGGGCTGGTCCGCTGA
- a CDS encoding WhiB family transcriptional regulator has protein sequence MADFSRLPGPNADLWDWQLLAACRGVDSSLFFHPEGERGAARSAREASAKEVCMRCPVRAQCAAHALAVREPYGVWGGLTEDEREELMGRARHRMVPASSLPGHAAMPGA, from the coding sequence ATGGCAGATTTCTCCCGCCTCCCGGGCCCGAACGCAGACCTCTGGGACTGGCAGTTGCTCGCCGCCTGCCGCGGCGTGGACAGCTCGCTCTTCTTCCACCCCGAGGGCGAGCGGGGGGCGGCCCGCAGTGCGCGGGAGGCATCGGCGAAGGAGGTCTGCATGCGCTGCCCGGTGCGGGCCCAGTGCGCGGCGCACGCGCTGGCCGTCCGCGAGCCCTACGGCGTATGGGGCGGCCTCACCGAGGACGAGCGCGAGGAACTCATGGGACGGGCCCGCCACCGGATGGTCCCGGCGAGTTCCCTGCCCGGGCACGCGGCCATGCCGGGCGCCTGA